AAAAATTTAGGAGCGATCGGTGATGCAGGTGCTTTAGTAACCAATTCAGAAACAATTGCTAATCGAGCTAAAATATTACGAAACTATGGTCAAAGTCAGCGTTATCATCATCCTGAATTAGGTTTAAATAGTCGCCTCGATGAACTACAAGCAGCCTTACTTTCCGTGCGCTTACAATGGTTGGAATCTTTTACTCAAAGACGACAGCAAATAGCTCAAGCTTATTTTCAAGGTATTGATAATGCCAAGATTAAACTATTAGCCCCACCAAAAGCCCTAGAATCCCATGTTTATCACTTATTTGTTATCCTCACCCAGGAGCGAGAAACTTTAATGCGATATCTTCAAGAATATGACATTAATACTCTTATTCATTATCCTATTCCTGTCCATTATCAACCACCTTGTCGAGAGTTGAAAACCGATCCGCAGGGCTTAAAAAATACTGAATATTATGCCGAACACTGTCTATCTATTCCTTGCCATCACCAAATGAATGATCGAGATATTAATTATATTATCGAGGTGATTAATGACTATAAATAATACCAAAATAGAACATTTTTGTACTTTGTTTGATAGTAGTTTTCTGCCTATAGGAATGACTTTGCACTCCTCCCTGATGCTGCAGGCTCAACCTTTCCACCTCTGGATTATTTGTATGGATAAAAAGGTAGAAGACCAGCTAAAACTTATTAATTTATCCTCCGTAACTCTCATCCCACTGCAAGAGGTAGAAACACCCGAATTATTGGCAATTAAAGATTCAAGAAGTAAAGGGGAATACTGCTGGACAATTACCCCATTTACTTTTACAGCCGTTTTTACTCGTCAACCAGGCATAGAACAAGTTACTTATCTGGATGCCGATTTATTCTTCTTTGATAATCCTCGATGCCTGCTGCAAGAATTAGACGAAAATAAACGATCTATTTTGATTACCGAACACGCCTATGATCCGCAATATGATCAAACTTTAAGCAGCGGTAGGTTTTGTGTACAGTTTCTCACAGCTAAAAATAATTGTCGGGGATTAAATGTGATACAATGGTGGCAACATAAGTGTTTAGATTGGTGTTTTAATCGCTTAGAAAATGGTAAATTTGGTGATCAAAAGTATTTAGATGTTTGGCCGATACTTTTCCCTGAAGATCTTTGGATAGTTCAACAAAAAGAAAGAACTTTAGCACCTTGGAATATCAGGTTTTTTGAAAATATTTTAGGTAAAGATATTAAGCCTGTTTTTTACCATTTTCATAGCTTAAGAATTTTGAAGCCCAAGAAATTATTATTATGTGTTAACTACTTGATCGGACAGCAAGGATTAGAGTTATACAAAATTTATACTCAATATCTCAACGAGAACCTGAATGTTTTAAAATCCAATAATTTATCTATTCCTTGTATTGACTACCTAAAGGGTTGGTCTTGGAAAAGAATTATTAAATTTCGTTTCCAAAAGAAAATATACTTTCAGTCAATTGACTAATAATAATCAGAGCAATAAATCATAAATTAACCAGAATATCTAGGCCATTCTAGAAAGCGATCGAGTAGAATATAATAACACATATTCCCTTGCTTAAAACTATGGTTGCTACCACCTCCCCCCAAACCCAAGCAGAAAATCCTCTCGGCGATATTCTCATCGAAAAAATCGGCCAACTTTCCCCCTCCCAGCAGCAGGAAGTCCTCAACTTTGTCGAATTTCTCCAGTACAAAAAACAACCTAAAAAGACTATTTGGGACAAAATTGCCGAACGAGTCGCTCAACTACCCCCCGAAGTTATCGAGCAACTCCCCACTGATTCCTCAGAAAACCTCGATCATTATCTATACGGAGCGCCCAAAAAGTGAAATTAATTTTTGTCGATACTTTGTACTGGGTAGCCTTAGCTAACTCAAGGGATCAATGGCACGAAAGAGCAATTGAGTTACAAAAAACTGTATCCAATCGCCGCTTAATCACCACAGAAGCAGTTTTAATTGAATTTCTCAACTATTTTTCTTCCTTTGGTTCTTTCATGCGTCAAACTGTAGCAGGAATTACCCATGATATTCTTGATGATCCCGATCTAGAGGTGCTGCAAATAAATTCATCGCTGTTTTTATCGGGATTAAACCTAGACGAACAAAGACTAGATAAAGGTTATAGCATGGTCGATTGTATCTCAATGATGGCCATGAAAAATCGAGATATAAGCGAAGTTCTTACCCACGATAAACCCTTTAGTCAAGAGGGTTTTAATATCCTTCTTTGAAATCTAGTTTATTGTCATTGACTTTTTATGACAAATACCCAAAAATAACCGTAATCTATGACCAAAAAAGCCGATATAGGTAGTAAAAGACTAATCAGTTTAGCCCCTGATAATTGGGCAAGATGGTTAACCCAACAGCCCGACGTACAAGTGCAGGAATTTCTTAGCTCAGAATTTCAATGGGTGAGTCGTGCCAACGATGTTCTCCTGAAAATTTATAGCCCCCAAGAGGGAGAATTTCTGCTCCTTAACGAAATCCAGTTGCGTTACACAAAGCAAATGCCCCAAAGAATCCGAGCTTACGCAGGATTAGCCACAGAACGCTACAATTTGCCCGTTTATCCCGTCTTAGTTAACATTTTACCCCGTCAAACTAACTCAAGGATTCCCAGCCGTTATAGCTCAGAATTTATGGGAATCCGTGCCTATCAAGAATATCGAGTAATTAACCTTTGGGAAGTATCGGCAGAAATAGTATTTCGAGAAAAAATATCGACACTTTTGCCTTTCGTTCCTATACTAAAAGGAGGGGGAGAAGAAACCGTAGTTCGCACAGCCCTGCGAGAATTAAGGGCAAATGAAAGCCTACAGGACTTAGAACCCTTACTTTCCTTTTTTGCATCATTTGTCTTAGAAATACCAATAGTTCAAGAAATTATGAGGTGGGATATGACCGTATTAAGAGAATCGCCCTGGTATCAAGAAATCCTCAGAGAAGGATTGCAGCTAGGAGAACAGAGAGGTATTCAATTAGGACGACAAGAGGGACGACAAGAGGGACGACAAGAGGGACGACAAGAGGGACGACAAGAGGGACGACAAGAGGGAGAAGCAGAACTGATTATCCGACTTTTAACCCGACGTTTTGGCAGTTTAGATTTAGCTATGACTGAAAAAATTAAATCTCTATCTATCCCGCAATTAGAAACCTTAGGAGATAGAATTTTAGACTTGGCCAGCAGTGAGGAATTGCTAAGTTGGTTAAATGAACAAAGATAAAAATATTCCCTAAAACTATGCTTTCTCCTAGCCTTTTCCAGACTCTAACCCTAGAAGATTTTCTCGGTCAATAAGTAGTCGTGCAAAATTAATTTCCCAGTCGAGACAGGAGACAGGAGACAGGAGACAGGAGACAGGAGACGGGAGACGGGAGACGGGATCAGATTTGAGTTTTTAGTTCACTGTTTACTGATCACAGCAAAAAGCTGACGGAGTAACTGCTGACGGTTTGGATGTGTAATTAATTTTGCTTAGGTACTTACTGGAATAATCCCCGCTACGAACTTGCTGAGGGAGAAATAATCGATTTGGAACCTACCGGCCCCCACGAAACCGTTAGCGGCAAACTCGCCTTTTGCTGGCGAGTTTGGGGGGTAATCGAGCATGATTTACCTCCCCTTAAAACGGCGGTTCAAGAAATGATAGAAACTCTTGATGATAGTTAATTAAAAAGATTTTCCCTCAAAGGTGATATTTCCCTGGCTCTCTGGGTATATTTAATCTAGATACTATCGGCAACCGCAAGCTTATGACGAAAGAACCAGTCTATATCATCATACCCGTTCACAACCGCAAAGCCATCACCCTAAAATGTCTAGAAACCCTAGAGAATAACGGTGATTTGGATCAATACCATGTAATTGTCGTGGATGACGGTTCCTCCGATGGCACATCCTCCGCAATTCAATCCCAGTACCCCGATGTCATCATCCTACAAGGTGACGGGAATTTATGGTGGACTGGGGCAATTAAAATGGGTATGGAGTACGCTTATCAGCAAGGTGCAGAATATTTTATTTGGTTAAATGATGATTGTCTGGTAAGTCGTAACACTATTCAAAATTTAACTTCTTTTTGTCAAATTAATTCTCAGGCGATTATTGGTTGTCAAGGAAGAGAGAAGTATGATTTAAATAAAATTAGCTTTGGTGGTAAAAGTAAAAAATGGTTAAGTGATTACGAATTAATTAGCTGTCCTCAAGGACAAGTAAGAGAATGTGAATTATTAAGTGGTAATTTGGTTTGTTTTTCTCAAGAATTGGTTTCTATCATAGGCTATCCTAACACTTCGCTTGTACCTCATTATGGGGGTGATTCACTATATCTTATCAAAGCGAGAAAATCGGGATTTAGAATTTTTGTTGATAATAGAAATCAAATTTATAATATATTAGGAGAATCAAAAACAGCCCCGCACCGTTGGTTAATCCAAGAGGGGAAAACAGAAGACATAATCAGGCTTTTATTTTGTCGGCAATCGTTGTTAAGTTGGCGAGTTTGGCTGGCTCTCAATTTAGAAGAATACGGTAGATTTTTAGGATCGCTAAGTTTTTTAGTATACTACACCATTCGCTTCCTAATTCCAGTTAGTTTAATCACTTTGTTAAGACTATTTCCTCTTAAATTTAGATACAAATTATCAGAAATAAAAAGAAAGATAGTGATTTCACAAACCAATTATTAAATACTTATAGGACTGTAAATAATGACATTTAATAATCGGACTGCTTCCATTATAATTAGAACAACTCAAGAAAAACGAATTCCCTTATTGAAAAATGCTATAGCAAGTGTTATAGCTAATGATTATCGTCCTCTAGAAATTATAGTAGTTGCTCAGTCAGAGCAAAACATTTTTATAGAGAAAATCAATTCAATCTGTGAGAATTTTAGAGAAAATCAAGTAGATATTTATGTGGTTGTTAATCCAACTTCTCAGGATGAAAGAACTAAAAACTTAAACTTAGGTATCAAGAAATCTACTGGAAGATACTTAGGATTTTTAGATGATGATGATATTATTTATCCTAATCATTTATCTTTGCTTACTAATGCTTTACATAACCACGATAATTCTTGGTCTTATAGTGATACAGCCTTGCTCATTTGTCAACTCATTAATTCAGAAAAAATTGAAGTGATTTCGAGGGGTATGCCCTTTAAAAAAGAACACTTTTCTTTACAATCTCTCTTTAAAGATAATTTCATACCAATTCATAGCTATTTATTAGATCGCAAAAAAATTGACCAAAAATTATTGGAATTCGATGAATCTTTCTCGGTAATGGAAGATTACGCCTTTTTATTAAAAATTGCTTCCCAATATCATCCTCAATATATCCCGATTGTTAGCTGTGAATATCGATTTTTTACCGATGCTAGTAATTCCAACTATTATGTGAACCAACTACTAGGAATTAACTACAGCCATAAAGCGAGAATATGGCAAGAAACATCCCTGAAAATAGAAAAATTAAAACATCAGTTAATTCCAGAATATTTACCACAGGATCAATCAGCTAATCTTCGTAAATTTTTTCTTTCTAGATTTGCCATTATTTACAAAATAAAATACAAATTTCCTCAAGTTTGGCAATTTCTATTAAAAATAGCTTCAAAACTACGAATCATTTCCTAGAAATCTCTATGATCCACTTTTTAACAGTCAATTATTATTCTAAAGAACTTATTAAAAAATTAGTGCTATCCATTAATAATAGCCTAAAATCGGCATATCAAATAACAATCGTAAACAACTCTCCTCAAGAAGAATTATCTAACGATGATTTCTTCCCATCAGAGATGATTTACATCATTCAATCTCCTCAAAATTTGGGATTTGGTGCTGGTTGTAATTTGGGAATTAAATATATTTATTCTGTCAATAATAAA
This Microcystis wesenbergii NRERC-220 DNA region includes the following protein-coding sequences:
- a CDS encoding DUF2281 domain-containing protein, with the translated sequence MVATTSPQTQAENPLGDILIEKIGQLSPSQQQEVLNFVEFLQYKKQPKKTIWDKIAERVAQLPPEVIEQLPTDSSENLDHYLYGAPKK
- a CDS encoding type II toxin-antitoxin system VapC family toxin → MKLIFVDTLYWVALANSRDQWHERAIELQKTVSNRRLITTEAVLIEFLNYFSSFGSFMRQTVAGITHDILDDPDLEVLQINSSLFLSGLNLDEQRLDKGYSMVDCISMMAMKNRDISEVLTHDKPFSQEGFNILL
- a CDS encoding Rpn family recombination-promoting nuclease/putative transposase, whose translation is MTKKADIGSKRLISLAPDNWARWLTQQPDVQVQEFLSSEFQWVSRANDVLLKIYSPQEGEFLLLNEIQLRYTKQMPQRIRAYAGLATERYNLPVYPVLVNILPRQTNSRIPSRYSSEFMGIRAYQEYRVINLWEVSAEIVFREKISTLLPFVPILKGGGEETVVRTALRELRANESLQDLEPLLSFFASFVLEIPIVQEIMRWDMTVLRESPWYQEILREGLQLGEQRGIQLGRQEGRQEGRQEGRQEGRQEGRQEGEAELIIRLLTRRFGSLDLAMTEKIKSLSIPQLETLGDRILDLASSEELLSWLNEQR
- a CDS encoding glycosyltransferase family 2 protein, which gives rise to MTKEPVYIIIPVHNRKAITLKCLETLENNGDLDQYHVIVVDDGSSDGTSSAIQSQYPDVIILQGDGNLWWTGAIKMGMEYAYQQGAEYFIWLNDDCLVSRNTIQNLTSFCQINSQAIIGCQGREKYDLNKISFGGKSKKWLSDYELISCPQGQVRECELLSGNLVCFSQELVSIIGYPNTSLVPHYGGDSLYLIKARKSGFRIFVDNRNQIYNILGESKTAPHRWLIQEGKTEDIIRLLFCRQSLLSWRVWLALNLEEYGRFLGSLSFLVYYTIRFLIPVSLITLLRLFPLKFRYKLSEIKRKIVISQTNY
- a CDS encoding glycosyltransferase family A protein gives rise to the protein MTFNNRTASIIIRTTQEKRIPLLKNAIASVIANDYRPLEIIVVAQSEQNIFIEKINSICENFRENQVDIYVVVNPTSQDERTKNLNLGIKKSTGRYLGFLDDDDIIYPNHLSLLTNALHNHDNSWSYSDTALLICQLINSEKIEVISRGMPFKKEHFSLQSLFKDNFIPIHSYLLDRKKIDQKLLEFDESFSVMEDYAFLLKIASQYHPQYIPIVSCEYRFFTDASNSNYYVNQLLGINYSHKARIWQETSLKIEKLKHQLIPEYLPQDQSANLRKFFLSRFAIIYKIKYKFPQVWQFLLKIASKLRIIS